The Deltaproteobacteria bacterium genome includes the window GCAACTTTCTGTAAGGATGGGCGGCAATGACGACACCCCCTTCGCCGTGGACAACCGCCAGGATCTGTTCCAGGGAACGGCTCGACCCCAGACTCCGGGTAGGGCCGAAGACCAGGAATTCTCCCTGGAAATGTCCGAACTTCGTATAGCAGGCCACCTCCTGCCCGGGTAGGATCACCAGGTCGGTCATCCCGCTCTTAGTTCGAATCTCCTCGATATATTCCGCCGACCAACAGATGCCGTGTTCGGTCAGGGCAATACCGTCCAGTCCCACTTCTTTGGATTTCCGAAGCAGTTTAACGGCATCGATATTACTGCAGCCGGAATAGCGACTGGTATGAATATGCAGATCGATCTCCAACTATAAACCCATCGGTGTGGTCCGGTCCTCTTCCATCCCGACAGAAGGGAGATACCGGTTCTGATATAGACCCTGTTTTTTTTCTTCCTGAAAAATCCTCTCCTCTATCCGGGAAGTGCCTCCGAAGAGGAAACAACCGGATG containing:
- a CDS encoding PHP domain-containing protein, translating into MEIDLHIHTSRYSGCSNIDAVKLLRKSKEVGLDGIALTEHGICWSAEYIEEIRTKSGMTDLVILPGQEVACYTKFGHFQGEFLVFGPTRSLGSSRSLEQILAVVHGEGGVVIAAHPYRKLPHEAGFYGAGNGVYGLDIDGLEVEHPSYDDESRLLAQKAVRAKKIAGIGCSDAHDLRSVGICRTVFSKPVRDIGTLCEEIKACRVEARRLDS